The Ochotona princeps isolate mOchPri1 unplaced genomic scaffold, mOchPri1.hap1 HAP1_SCAFFOLD_3847, whole genome shotgun sequence genomic interval GGGACAGGCCCGGAGCACAGATGGCTGGTCACACGCAGCAGGGAGGGCCCGGTCTACACTCGAGGGTGGGTCCGTGTGTGTGGACTCCTGCCCAGCTGTGCACGATGGCCAGTATACACCcctggccaggcctgccccccGACCCCAGTGTACCTTCTTCTGGCCCCTGCCTGACACCCGCTCACTTCTGCCAGGGACAAGCTGGCGCCCTCAGCCTTGTCAGGCCCGGCTGGCGCCTGCATGCGCCATGCAGGCTTATCTCGCAGGGTGGCTCCCGGGGACAGACTCCCAACACACGCGTACACATGGGGTTTATTTCCAGCCGCACATGTGTCCGCCCGTCCCAGGGCTTGCAGTCGGCAGAGGTCACACCTTGGGGCTTGGAAACAGCTGCCAGCCTTCCAGCTGGCCCATCTTGACCAGGGCGGCCATGGTGCCCAGGTACACGCAGCTGGTGGCTCCGATCCCATAGCTGTGAgctgtgggaggggagggggcgaaGTCAGTCACTCGCAGCCACAGCCCGTGCCCACCCCCGAGCCACGTGGAGGGCAGTGCGAAGGCCCTCGTGGGCCTGAGTCACCTCAACTTCCAGGAGGCTCAGGAGCAGGTCTGGGCTGGGGGAGCTGGCTGTGCACAGCCCATCCCACTCCCTCCCCGTCCCACTGCACAGGGACAGGGAggcggggcaggggagggagcccCCAACCTCCACAGGGCTCCTGGTGAGAAATGGGGCCCCCAGGGCCTCTCTGATGGCAGCCCTCATCCACCTCGGGGGCATCTGGCCTCCATCTGCCCCCACAGGGCAGTCTACAAGGCTGACGTGGAGCCACTGCCCGGGGTGGGGCGGAGAGCAGCCCCTGGCCCTGCACTGCTTTGGGTGCTGGGAGAGGCCTGGcactggtggggggtggggggtgggggctgggtgaGCGGGCATCTTGGCATTCCAGCATTGGCACGGCACACGCAAAGTCCCCGGGGCAGAGCGAGAGCCAGCGGGGTCCCCCTCCCCCCGAggctggtgcagctgggacaggccCAGGCAGAGGTCAGGGCTCACTGTGACCACTCACTGCGTGCTCCCAGGGCCAGGCCTCCGGCACAGCCCCCGATGAAGTAGTTCAGGGGGTCATCCGGCTTCTCGCGGACCTGGGCGCTGACGCACGACGCCAGGCCGAATATGGCTCCGATGGCAGCTGCGGGAGATGAAGTTATTGGTGAGGGGACCGGGGTGGGAGGAACCCCTCGAGGA includes:
- the LOC131479300 gene encoding NADH dehydrogenase [ubiquinone] 1 alpha subcomplex subunit 11-like; the encoded protein is MAATLLRQFTDVPDGTDCHRKAYASTGLGGAAGLAISAYSLALNPAGTVLEGVARAGRHTFTAAAIGAIFGLASCVSAQVREKPDDPLNYFIGGCAGGLALGARTHSYGIGATSCVYLGTMAALVKMGQLEGWQLFPSPKV